The DNA window AATGGATAGATTAACTCCAGAGGAAATCAAAAATTTCTCTAGAACATCTAAAAAAAGCAATTTTATAAGCGCCACAAGTTCTGACAATACCATTTGGGACGGAAAAACATTAACATTAGATACAGAATATTTTAATCCTCAAACTTTTTCTGAAACCTTAAAAAAAGAAATGACTTTAGAAGCTAAAACGGATTCAGCTAAAGCAGAAGCAGAATCTGCACTTGCTATGATGAAGATGTTTAATACTAAATTCAACAACAAAATTAAGTTTGAAACCAAAATAAAATCCATCCAAGGAAAACACGATTGGGTAAAGAAAATAGACGATTATACCATTGATATGTCTTTCTCTTTTGAAGAACTTCTTGACGAAAGTTTAAAACTCAACGAAAAGGACAAAAAAGTAATCATCATTACAGAATAAAACAAAAACCACCGAAATTTCGGTGGTTTTTTATGCTGAAAGCTAATTGCTGAATGCAAAAAGCATATTAATCTATCATTTCAAATCTAGCGTATTCCGCTACTTTTTTCGGTAACTTAATTCCGCCTTCTACTTGATTATTTTCTAATAAAGCTGCCATAATTCTCGGTAAAGCCATTGCGGAACCGTTTAATGTATGGGCTAATTGCGTTCTTCCGTCTCCTTTGAATCTGCATTTTAAACGATTCGCCTGGAAAGTTTCAAAATTAGAAACAGAAGAAACTTCTAACCATTTTTCTTGTGCTGCACTCCAAACTTCGAAATCATAAGTCATCGCAGAAGTAAACCCTTGATCACCACCACAAAGTCTTAAAATTCTGAAAGGCAATTCTAAATCTTCTAAAATAGATTTTACATGAGCTACCATTTCTTCTAAAGCTGCATAAGAATTTTCTGGCTTTTCTATTCTTACAATTTCTACTTTTTCGAATTGGTGTAATCTGTTCAAACCACGAACATGAGCACCATAACTTCCCGCTTCTCTTCTATAACATTGTGAGAAAGCAGTATTCTTAATTGGCAAATCTTTTTCTTCTAAAATAACATCTCTGTAAATATTCGTTACGGGAACTTCCGCAGTCGGAATTAAATATAAATCATCAATTCCTACGTGATACATTTGACCTTCTTTGTCAGGCAATTGTCCGGTTCCATAACCAGAAGCTTCATTCACAACATGAGGCGGATTTACTTCAAGATAACCAGCATCTGTATTTTTATCTAAGAAATATTGAACTAAAGCTCTTTGTAATCTCGCACCTTTTCCTAAATAAACTGGGAAACCAGCTCCTGCGATTTTTACACCTAATTCAAAATCAATCAAATTGTATTTTTTTGCCAATTCCCAATGCGGAATAGCACCTTCTCCCAATCCATGAACTTCGTGAGATTGATAAACGATTTCGTTATCATCAGCAGAAACGCCCGGTTTTACCAAATGGTAAGGAATATTTGGAATTTGGTATAAAATATTAAGCAACGAAGTTTCTATTTCCGAAAGTTTTGTAGTAAGTTCTTTGGAAGACTCTTTGTATTGCGCAGTTTTAGATTTAGCAGCTTCGGCTTCTTCTTTTTTTCCTTCTCTCATTAAAATTCCTATTTCTTTAGAAATTTTATTGATTTCAGCCAATTGCGAGTCTAATTCTTGTTGTGTTTTTTTACGTTCGTCATCTAATTGGATCGCTTCATCTACCAATTCTAATTGCTTAAAATTTCTTTTTTTAAGACCTTCTAAAACGCGTTCTTTTTCTTCGCGCAAAAAACTTACTTGTAACATCTTATTTGGTTTGAGAGTTAAGATTTGAGTCTAAATAAAACTCAAATTTTAATGATTTATGCAAATTTACGGAATTATTTTACGATATGAATGATGTTTGGCTGTCCTTCCACTTTAGAAAATGAAAGTTTATTGTTATACCAAACTTTGGAAACTTGAAACAAGTTAGGAGACCAATTGTACACTACTTTTACTGTGTCTACATCTGTTACCGTTTCTTTATTTACTATTTTAGAAAGATTGATGTAAAAATCAGACTGATACGTTTTTTGACTTGGCGAAATAGAATCCTTCAAAATTCTAACTGCACCAGTTGTGTAATCTACATAAGCTATCGTGTCTTGGTCTTTTTTTACAGAAATTCCTGTAATATCTTGCAAAGTTCTATCTGCATTTAAATCCTGGGCTCTCACAGCGGTAAAACCTCCAGGAATATTAGTATTGAGCAAATCTTTTCCCGCAGCGTTTTTGATGTAAATATTAAGAACTTGGTCTATTTTCTGCAAGTCACTTTCATCTTCTCCTCTACAAGAGCTAAGAAAAATTAGAATCCCTAAAATGATTAATCTGCTGAACTTCATATTGCAAAGATAATTTTTCTAAGCTAATTTTTTAAAATACTTCCAGAAAAAAAACATCCCAAGAAATCCCGAAAAAGTCATCGCTAAAAAAACACTGATTCCCATTCCTAAAATTTGAAATTTTGGAACTAAAATAAAAGCTGAAATACCCAAAACAATCAACGAAAATATAGAAATGATAGTGTTTTTCTTCATTTCTCCCACTGCAGAAAGTAAATTCCCGAATAAATTTCTAAATAACATATTCATTAAAAATGTTATGACCAAAATTAAAAACACTTGGGTTTCAGGAGCATATTGAGATGAGAAAAATAACGTTAAAATTTCTTTGGCAAAGAAAAATGATATTCCAAAAATAACTAAACAAATCGGTATGAAAATTTTATAGTAATTCGAAATGTAATCTTTTACAAATAATTGATTATGAGCGTTTTTAGCAATTTTTGGAAAATCTGCTTGTAACATAGATACTGCCAAAAAGGTAAGATTGGAAGGCAAAATAATCGCCACTTTATAATCTGCTACCGCATTTTCGTTTAGTAAAAATCCTAAAAGTAAAATATCTAAAGAAAATAATAAATCTGATAAAAAAGCAGTAAAAACTGCATGAAATGAATAACTCCAAAGTTCTTTTTTTTGAAGTTTTGTTCTTTTAAAGTTTAGAATTTTATATTTAAAAAACCAGAATAAAGATAAAAATGGAGCAAGTGAAATAGCCAATAAATAACCTTTTAACCCGAAAAAGTAAGTTAAAATAATAATTAAAATCAGTCCAAAAACATTAACCACATTATTCACTCGAGCAAAGTTCTTGTTATCATGATACACTCTAAAGTAAGACTGTATGTGATTGAAAAAATAAAAACCAATCAGACGAATGGTAAAAAATATAAAAATCAGCAAAACATCTCCGTA is part of the Cloacibacterium normanense genome and encodes:
- the serS gene encoding serine--tRNA ligase produces the protein MLQVSFLREEKERVLEGLKKRNFKQLELVDEAIQLDDERKKTQQELDSQLAEINKISKEIGILMREGKKEEAEAAKSKTAQYKESSKELTTKLSEIETSLLNILYQIPNIPYHLVKPGVSADDNEIVYQSHEVHGLGEGAIPHWELAKKYNLIDFELGVKIAGAGFPVYLGKGARLQRALVQYFLDKNTDAGYLEVNPPHVVNEASGYGTGQLPDKEGQMYHVGIDDLYLIPTAEVPVTNIYRDVILEEKDLPIKNTAFSQCYRREAGSYGAHVRGLNRLHQFEKVEIVRIEKPENSYAALEEMVAHVKSILEDLELPFRILRLCGGDQGFTSAMTYDFEVWSAAQEKWLEVSSVSNFETFQANRLKCRFKGDGRTQLAHTLNGSAMALPRIMAALLENNQVEGGIKLPKKVAEYARFEMID
- a CDS encoding oligosaccharide flippase family protein; the encoded protein is MKSLQEFLQNFFKNKGQYVFFSLLIAKICGFISSIAVVRMLPQSDFGIMTIVASVFAVFVTFSGFGSAQGFLRFGAIAEQAEEKEKLHQHFFLQGFLYHLILSVLFILSSFFFVQKYGDVLLIFIFFTIRLIGFYFFNHIQSYFRVYHDNKNFARVNNVVNVFGLILIIILTYFFGLKGYLLAISLAPFLSLFWFFKYKILNFKRTKLQKKELWSYSFHAVFTAFLSDLLFSLDILLLGFLLNENAVADYKVAIILPSNLTFLAVSMLQADFPKIAKNAHNQLFVKDYISNYYKIFIPICLVIFGISFFFAKEILTLFFSSQYAPETQVFLILVITFLMNMLFRNLFGNLLSAVGEMKKNTIISIFSLIVLGISAFILVPKFQILGMGISVFLAMTFSGFLGMFFFWKYFKKLA